The segment TTCTATGTGTGGCAGACGCACAACTACGGCGGCTCGACCCAGGGGGCGCGCTGGCTCTTCTGGCTCTTCCCGTTCTGGCTGATCTTGCTGCCGCTGGGGCTGGAAGGGGGGCAACATCGTCCCTGGGTTCGCTGGCTGACCCTGGCGGCGCTCGGGTTCGCCGTCTTCAACACGGGATACGGCCTGCAACAGCCGTGGAGCCACCCCTGGATCGTCGACGCGATGGAGCACCTGAATCTCTACGAGCTGAAGCGATAACGCCAAACGGCCGATTCTGCCTCGCCGCCTCCCCGTTACCGTGGACGTCCCTCGCGTAACGGGTTGAAGGCGGGGCGCGGTCTTCAGTTCGGTCTGGGCCAAGATTCGGTCAAGGGTGCGGGGGGTGTTCCCACCGGAAGACCCGCGTCTTGACCGCTTCGGTCGTCGCCACATACCCGAGCACGATGCTGATGACGACTCCCAGTTGCAGGGCCGAGAGCGGCACGAACCCGAAGAGTGTGCTCGGCTCCCCGAGGAACGGAATCGTGAAGGTGGCGGCAGCGACCGTAAGCGTTGACCAGAATAATAAGCGACTGGGAATGCTTCGGAACGCGGGCTTGCGCGTTCGCAGGACGAGGACAACCGCCAGCTCGGTTAACAATGAAATCATGAACCAGGAGGTCTGGAAGGTCGCCTTGTTCGCTGAGAAGACGAGCAGCAAAACGGCAAAGGTCAGCAGATCGAAGACCGAGCTGATCAGCCCGAACACGATCATGAACCGCTGAATCTCGCGGAGACTCCAGCGCTGCGGTTGAGAGACCCGGTCGGGGTCGACATTGTCGCTTGAGATGGCAACCGAAGGGATATCGGAGAGGAAGTTGTTGAGCAGGATCTGCTTGGCGGCCAGCGGCAGGAAGGGCAGGATCGGCGTCGCCAATGCCATGCTCACCATGTTCCCGAAATTCGCGCTGGTGGTGATCGAGATGTACTTGAGCGTGTTGGCGAAGGTCCGCCTGCCGTCCTGCACGCCCGATCGCAGCACGTCCAGATCGCGGCTCAGCAGGATGATATCGGCGCTCTCTCGGGCGACGTCCACGGCCCCTTCGACCGAGATCCCGACATCGGCCGCATGCAGGGCCGGCGCATCGTTGATACCGTCCCCCAGATAACCGACCGAGTGGCCGGTTCGCTGGAGCGCGCGGACGATCCGTTCCTTCTGCTGCGGATCCAGTTCAACGAACAGATCGGTTTGGGGCGCGAGGTGCCACAATGCCTCGTCCTTGAGCTTCGCGAGCTGGGCGCCGGTGATCATCGACTTCGGGTCGAGTCCGACGGCCTCCGCCAGGTGCGCCGTCACATAGCGATTGTCTCCGCTGATCACCTTGGTGCGGATGCCGAGGGCGTTGAGGTCGTGGATCGTGCGTTGCGCATCGGCCTTGGGAGGGTCGTGGAAGACGAGGAAGCCCCGGAAGGTCATGCCGTGTTCGTCGTCGCGGTTGTAGTCGTGCTTGGCCTCGATCCTGCGCGTGGCCACGGCCAGGACACGGAAGCCTTCGGCCCCCTTGGCCCGGAACGTCTCGGCCAGTTCCGCCCTGCTCGTGTCGTCGAGCGGGACCTCAAGGCCCTCGCGGTCGAGCGTCGAGCAGATGTCGAGCACGTTGGCAAAGGCCCCCTTCGTGATGATGAGATGCTGGGCCGCGGGCTCGTCCTCCGCCAGCACGATGGTGAGCCGCCGACGCACGAAGTCGTAGGGGATCTCATCCACCTTGGTGAGGCCCCGGGTCGAGCACCCGGCGCGCTCGCCCGCGGCGACAATCGCCGCATCGAGGGGGTTCCCAATGCCGGTTTCGAAGGCGGCGTTGAGGAAGGCGAGCCGTCGAACCTCACTCGAAGGCCGGTTTGCGGCGTCGAGGGTGTTGCTCAGGAGGATGGTGCCTTCGGTCAGCGTGCCGGTCTTGTCCGTGCAAAGAACGTCCATGCTCCCCAGGTTTTCAATCGCGTCGAGGTGGCGAACGATGACGCCGCGGTTGCTCATCGCTCGCGCACCGGCAGAGAGGGTCACGCTGATAATTGCTGGGAGCAACTCGGGAGACAGGCCGATCGCCAGTGCCACGGCGAACAGGAGCGACTCGATCAGCGGCCGGTCGAGGAGCAGATTGACCGTCAGCACGAACAGGACGATGACGATCATCACCCGGATGAGCAACTCGCCGAAGCGTCGCACGCCTCTCGCGAAATCGGTCTCGGGCGGACGAGCCCTCAACCGGGCCGCGATCGTTCCGAACTCGGTTCGACGGCCCGTCTTGACGGCGAGGACCTTCGCCGTGCCGCTCTGCACCGAAGCTCCGAGGAAGACCGCGTTGGTCCGCTCCGTGATGGGAACATCCGGGCGAACTATCCCCGGTCGCTTCTCGACCGGGAACGACTCTCCCGTCATGTTCGCTTCGCTGACGAGAAAGTCGGTCGCCTCGATGATGAGGCCGTCGGCCGGGATCAGATCGCCTGCCGATAGCAGCACAAGATCACCGGGTACGAGCGCGCTGACCGGTATGTCCTGCTCCACCCCGTCCCGAACCGTGCGGCACCTCAGGGCGAGGCGGCGTTTCAGCTCCTCGACCGCCGTCGATGCCCGATACTCCTGAAAGAAACTGAGAAGCGAACTCCCGAGGACGATCGCCAGAATAATCGCGGCGTCCACCCATTGCTGGAGCATCAGGGAGATTGCGATTGCGAACGCGAGGATCAGGACAAGCGGGCTTTCGAACTGGTGCGCCAGCAACCGAATCGTGCTCGACCGGGACGAGTCTTCGACACTGTTGGGGCCGATCCGAGCAAGCTGGGTCGTGGCCTGATCGGTTGTCAGACCGTCCAGCCCCGCGCCGAGGGTCGCCGCAAGCGCGGAGGCGTCCTGACTCCAGTAGGGGGGGGCACCACCTGCCTCTCTCATGCTCGAGTCTCTGCTCCAGTCGCAGCGGCCATGAAAACGCTCAGGCGCTCGCTCATCCCCAGATCGCTCAGGACGACGGTCCCGAAAGTCCCATTTCCGGCGACGGAAGTCGGATGGGCACGTTCCGAGGCGACAAGGGGTTGCGACCCGGTTAGATGCCCGCCAGTACCTTGGCCCGGCCGACGCGCTGAATCCCGAGCACAAAGGCGGCGGTGCGGAGGCTGACCCCCTGGCGTCGGGCGAGATCGAAAACGGCGGCGAAGCTCTCGACGTGGCGGCGGTCTTGCTCGGCGCGGATCTGGTCGATCGACCAGCGGAAGTGCTGGAGGTTTTGCACCCACTCAAAGTAGCTGACGATCACCCCGCCGGCGTTGGCGACGATGTCGGGCACGACCGGAATCTCGCGGCGGTGAAAGACCTCATCGGCCTCGGGCCAGGTGGGGCTGTTGGCAGCCTCGATGATGGCTCGGGCCTGGACCTCCTCGGCCAGCTCGGCATCGAAGACGCCCCCGAGCGCGGCGGGAATGAGCACATCGACCTCCATCCCCAGTAAATGCTCGTTGGTGCACGAGTCTCCACCGGAGAAGCCGACGACCTTGCGGTGGGCGGCCACATGCTGCTGAAGGCTTGGAATGTCGAGCCCCTCGGGGTTGCAGACACCGCCGTAAGCGTCGGAGACGGCGACGATCTTCGCCCCCATGTCGTACAGCTCGCGTGACGTGAAACTGCCGACGTTGCCGAACCCCTGAACGGCCACGGTCGTTCCCTCGACCGGCCGGTTCCAGGTGTGTTGCAGGAACTCTCGGGCGATGATTGCCACGCCGTGGCCTGTGGCGCTTTCGCGGCCGAGCGAGCCGTGCAGCTCAACCGGCTTGCCCGTGACCACCGCCGGCTGATGGCCGTGATACTTGCCGTACTCGTTCATGATCCAGGCCATCACCTGCGCGTCGGTGCCGACGTCGGGCGCGGGGATGTCCTTGTCCGGCCCGATGAAGTCGTGAATCTGCTGGACGAACCGCCGGGTGATCCGCTCCAACTCGGCGCGGGAGAGCTTCGTCACGTCGCAGTTGACGCCCCCCTTGCCGCCGCCGTAGGGCAAGTCAACGACGGCCGTCTTCCAGGTCATCAGGCTGGCGAGCGATCGGGCCTCGTCTTCATCGACAGTCGGGTGATAGCGCAGGCCCCCTTTGAACGGCCCCCGGGCGTTGTCGTGCTGGACCCGGTAACCGATGAAGTTCCCGATCTGGCCCGAGTCCATTTCGATGGCCACCTCAACCCGAAGCTCACGCTCGGGAGTGGCCAGCAAGACCTTCATGTTCTCGGACAGGCCGAGAATCGACGCCGCGTGCTCAAAATAATGATTCGTGGCCTCGAAGAAGGCATGCATCGGCCAGGCCACCTGCTCGCAAGGGAAAAAACTCAAACCACCAACCACGGGGCAGTTTGCCGCGTTGAATCGTAACTTGACTCCCCAAACCTCGCAAGGAACGTGCCCTCAAGGCTTCTCCGTCCCTCCTCGCCACCCTCTGGCCGATCCCTTGCCTGGCGTTGTATAACATAGGTTGACGAGATCGTTAGCCCACAAACTATCCCGCCGACGCCTACTTCAAAGAGACGGAACCTGAGGCCCGACCGATCCCCCCGCAAGGATTGGCCCGGTGCCTGGTGCCTCCCTCCTTATCGTGTTCTCCTTGATCTCGTGGTGGTGCGTGCTTCGCTACGACTTCGAACAAAGCCTGATTTACTCGGTCTGTTCCACGTCGTTGGCGATGGAGCGGGCCCTGAACGAAGAACTGGCGCCGCACGGCATCACCTATCGCCAGTGGCAGGTGCTCGGCTGGCTGGTGCTCGAAGGGCCGCTTGCGCAAGGCGAACTGGCCGAGCGCATGCGGATCGAGCCGCCGACGCTGGTCGGAATCATCGATCGAATGGAGCGGGACGGCTGGCTCGAACGCTCCCCCTGCCGGGAAGACCGCCGTCGGAAGCTCTTGCGGCTGACCGATCGGGTCGAGCCGGTCTGGGAGCGGATCGCCCTGGCAGCGCGTCGGGTCCGGTCCCGAGCCGCCGAGGGCTTCTCCGATGAGGAGCTGCATCAGCTCTTCGCCGGCCTCGAACGCATCCGAGGGAACCTGACCCGGCCGACTCCGCCTGCCGAAGACCTCTCGCCCGCCCTTGCCGACCACGCCCCCGAATCCCCCGCCGTCGTCCCACCGACGACCACGCCCGCCCTTGCCGAGGACCCTCGCCCATGATTGCCCGAGGCCAGAACCGACTAAATCTTCGCGTTCCGCAGGCCGCAGCCGCGATGTTCATGGCCCTGACGGCCGGAGCCGTGTCGTCGGCCCAGCAAACCGGGCCGACCCCGGTGGCGGTTTCGACCGTCGTCAGCCGGTCGGTGGCCGATGGACGCAGCTTTGTCGGTTCGGTCGTGC is part of the Tautonia marina genome and harbors:
- the mgtA gene encoding magnesium-translocating P-type ATPase; its protein translation is MREAGGAPPYWSQDASALAATLGAGLDGLTTDQATTQLARIGPNSVEDSSRSSTIRLLAHQFESPLVLILAFAIAISLMLQQWVDAAIILAIVLGSSLLSFFQEYRASTAVEELKRRLALRCRTVRDGVEQDIPVSALVPGDLVLLSAGDLIPADGLIIEATDFLVSEANMTGESFPVEKRPGIVRPDVPITERTNAVFLGASVQSGTAKVLAVKTGRRTEFGTIAARLRARPPETDFARGVRRFGELLIRVMIVIVLFVLTVNLLLDRPLIESLLFAVALAIGLSPELLPAIISVTLSAGARAMSNRGVIVRHLDAIENLGSMDVLCTDKTGTLTEGTILLSNTLDAANRPSSEVRRLAFLNAAFETGIGNPLDAAIVAAGERAGCSTRGLTKVDEIPYDFVRRRLTIVLAEDEPAAQHLIITKGAFANVLDICSTLDREGLEVPLDDTSRAELAETFRAKGAEGFRVLAVATRRIEAKHDYNRDDEHGMTFRGFLVFHDPPKADAQRTIHDLNALGIRTKVISGDNRYVTAHLAEAVGLDPKSMITGAQLAKLKDEALWHLAPQTDLFVELDPQQKERIVRALQRTGHSVGYLGDGINDAPALHAADVGISVEGAVDVARESADIILLSRDLDVLRSGVQDGRRTFANTLKYISITTSANFGNMVSMALATPILPFLPLAAKQILLNNFLSDIPSVAISSDNVDPDRVSQPQRWSLREIQRFMIVFGLISSVFDLLTFAVLLLVFSANKATFQTSWFMISLLTELAVVLVLRTRKPAFRSIPSRLLFWSTLTVAAATFTIPFLGEPSTLFGFVPLSALQLGVVISIVLGYVATTEAVKTRVFRWEHPPHP
- a CDS encoding Glu/Leu/Phe/Val family dehydrogenase is translated as MHAFFEATNHYFEHAASILGLSENMKVLLATPERELRVEVAIEMDSGQIGNFIGYRVQHDNARGPFKGGLRYHPTVDEDEARSLASLMTWKTAVVDLPYGGGKGGVNCDVTKLSRAELERITRRFVQQIHDFIGPDKDIPAPDVGTDAQVMAWIMNEYGKYHGHQPAVVTGKPVELHGSLGRESATGHGVAIIAREFLQHTWNRPVEGTTVAVQGFGNVGSFTSRELYDMGAKIVAVSDAYGGVCNPEGLDIPSLQQHVAAHRKVVGFSGGDSCTNEHLLGMEVDVLIPAALGGVFDAELAEEVQARAIIEAANSPTWPEADEVFHRREIPVVPDIVANAGGVIVSYFEWVQNLQHFRWSIDQIRAEQDRRHVESFAAVFDLARRQGVSLRTAAFVLGIQRVGRAKVLAGI
- a CDS encoding MarR family winged helix-turn-helix transcriptional regulator, translating into MPGASLLIVFSLISWWCVLRYDFEQSLIYSVCSTSLAMERALNEELAPHGITYRQWQVLGWLVLEGPLAQGELAERMRIEPPTLVGIIDRMERDGWLERSPCREDRRRKLLRLTDRVEPVWERIALAARRVRSRAAEGFSDEELHQLFAGLERIRGNLTRPTPPAEDLSPALADHAPESPAVVPPTTTPALAEDPRP